The Bifidobacterium asteroides genomic interval AAGAACCTCTTGGACATTGGTACCCACCCAGGCCTGGTCCAAGTTGGCCATGAAATCCAGCGGCTTGTCAGGCTTGACAGGGGCCGGGAAGGCGATGCCCACAGGCACGTCCGAGGAAACTTCGAAGCGGTCCAATAGCTCCTTGACGACAACCCCCACAGCCTCCGGCGTGGAGTGCTCGGGAGTGAGAATTTTCTTGCGAGGCTCTGCAAAATCCCCGATCGTCAGGTCGACAGGGGCAGCCTTGATGCCGGATCCACCAATATCCACTCCGAAAGCCTGCGCTGTTTCAATCATTGCTGCTCCTTAGCTGATCAAAGATGAGGGTCCGAACCGGCACGGTAGCGATTGTACCCCAAGGCATGCCTCTGCAGCCCTTGGGGGCGGCATAAGCCAGACCAAGCGCGGCCCTTCCACTTGGCTTGTGCCACTACCTGCAGGAAGAATAATTGGGTGGGATAATGAGATTATGACCGAACATACACAGCTTATTGACGCAGTCAACGTGCGCATCACCACTAGAGAATATGACCCCAAGCCCATCGATCCCGACCTGGCCAGGCAGCTGGGCAGCACCCTGAACGCTCTGAACACGTTGAGCGGTCTGGACATGCAGCTGGTCCTGGGCAAGCCCGATGCCTTCGCGGCCGACAACGCCTCCGGCCACCTAGCCAATGCGGCCAACTACCTGGCCCTGGTCGGACCCAAGGACGATCAGGAGAGCTTGGAGAAAGCCGGCTTTTACGGCGAGCGCATGGTCCTTTCCGCCACCCTGTACGGACTGGGGACAGGATGGGTGTCGGGCAGCTGGGACCGTCAGGCAGCCGAACGCCACTGCCGGATCACCCCCAGCCAGTCGCTTTATCTGGTAGTCACCATCGGCTACCCAGCCGATCAGGTCGGCTACGGCAACCAGGACTTCGACAAGCTTTGCCAACGTCAGAGCGAGCATCGAACCTCCAAGAGCTATGAGGAGCTGACCTCAGCCATGAGCGCGCAGGACCGCCGGGATGCTCCGGAGTGGTTCAAAGCCGGCGTGGCTGCCGCCGCCAAGGCGCCTTCGGCCATGAACGGACAGCCGGTGGTTTTCGCCTGGGACAAGGACACAGGCGATGCGATCGCCACCCTGGATCCCTCGGTCGCCTACGGATCCGCAGTCGATCTGGGCATAGCCAAAATGAACTTCCAGATTGGCGCCGGCGGCGGCACATGGACCTGGGGAGACGGAGGCCGTTTCATCAGGTCCTGATCGGGGCTGTATCCCAGTGCTCCGGCAAGGGGACCGTGTAGGGTGATGAACTATGAACAATGGAGCATCATCATCTCAGCCCACCACCGAACCAAGCACTGAAGCTGGTTCGACAACCCTTTATCTGACCCGTCACGGAAGAACGACGGCCAATGTCATGCATCTGATGCAGGGCTGGTCCGATTTCCCTCTCACCTGGCAAGGCCGCGAGGACGTGCGCCAGTTCGGTCGGGGTCTGCGGTCCATTCGCTTCCGGGCAGCCTGGAGCGGCAATCTGAGCCGCCAGTATGAAACGGCCCGCCTGGCCCTTGATATGTCCGGCAACGGAGACCTGCGTGTGGGCGTGGACCCTGACCTGCGCGAGGACAATTTCGGCAGTTTCGAGGGCCGGGACGAGCGCGCCACTCTGGACCAGGTCTGCGCCGCCATGGGTTTTAAGGACTTCGTTACGGCCAAGGCAACTTACGGCAGGAACATCTCCGTCCATATGCAGGACACCTTCCATCGGCTGGATGCCCAGGACGTCCTTTCCGCCGGACTTGAGGAACAGGATCGGGCTGAGACCACCGCCCAGGTCCGCAGCAGGATGATCGCGGTGCTGACGCGCATCGCCCAGTCCGCCATCGAAGAGGGCGGCGGACCGGTCCTGGTGGTCTCCTCCGGCATGTGCCTGCAACAGTTCCTAGTGGCCATCGATGACCACTGCCCCATCCCTGACATGGACAACACCGCTGTCACCAAGGTCATCTACCAGGATGACGGTTTCCATCTGGCAGGGCCTATCGGTTCCATGGAGTACTTCCAAGCAGGAAGTCAGGAAAAGTAGCAGGCAAAACTTTCAGGCGCCCTGTATTTCCCTGGCTGGTTGGCCCTTGAGGGGCTCCATGGGCCTCCAGTCGGGATCGTGCAATATCTGGCGCGAATCCACCCATCCCTTCAGGATGGCAGGGATACCAGTCATGATGTGACTGCGATCAACAGCCAGAAGGCGGATGATTTCCTTGAGAGCTGTTGCCAGGGTCCCCAGGGCGAAAGCCAGAGGCCGATAGTCCCCATGGACCATGAAATACCTGGCCATAAAACCTCGGTTGCGCATGATGTGGTAGCGATTCATATCCGAGGTGGAATTGAGCTGGCGCACCCCGGCAATGTTCCAGTTGGCGATGTTGCGAGTCCGACGCATGACTACATCGGATACGACCACAGGCTGTGTGACCTTGGATGCCAAATACCCATAGATGGTGTCATCCCAATAGATAAAGAAGCGCGGGTCAGGCAGACCGATTTGTTCCACAACTTGCCGGGAGAAGAACCCTCCTTCAAAGCACATGGTGTTCATGGGACGACAGCCCGATGGGCCGAACTCCCCTGGTGCTATCGGGTCTGGAATGCCCAAGGCGGTAAGGAAATGATACTGCCAATAGAAGGGGCCGCCATCATAATCCAGCCGGGAACCCTGCACCACCTGATAGCGTTCACTCCACTTAGCCAGCAGGTCAAGTCCTTCGGGCTCTACTGCAACGTCATCATCCATGACCCAGAACCATTTGGCACCAAGCTCGTATGCCTTGCGCACACCGGCGGAGAAGCCTCCCGCGCCGCCACCATTGTGGTCCTGCGGCAGATACACGACACGATCCTGATTGCCGGAGCCGTCGATGATGGTCCTGCCCCAACGCCCGGTCACACGTTCAGAAAACTGCTCGACCATGGTTCGCGTGTCTGCCGAATGCTCGTTATCCACCACCACAATCCGCCAAGGGGCCTGGGTGAGCTGGAGGATGGAGTCGAACAGGCCTGTCAGCAATTCCTGACGCTTATACGTAACGACGACCATGGCCGCCTTGTTCAAGGTCTTTCCCATGCTCTCCATTGTGGCACTGCCCCGTAACTTTGCCTCTTTTCACAGGCAGCAGATGGTCGCTCATCCTCGGCATCCTCCAGCCTCCTTGCAGCATTGTGAACTTTCGACAACCTCACATTCGTTGTGCAGGCTGCAATGGTTGCATGAAAGGCGGTTGTATTGCCCTCCTGGCGTGTCTGGAAATGCACCAGCAGCAAGAGGGAATTGACCATTCCAAGGACCGCAGCTATATTGAAATCGTCAGTTTCAGGGAAGGTGAAAGTCCTTACTGGCGGTATCCGGCTGAAGGCCGGGAGCCCGCGACCCGCGCAAGCGGTGGATATCGGTCGAAGTCCGAAGCCAACGGTTACAGTCCGGATGGAAGAAACGAGGCCCTCTATGAGCATGCCCAATTCTCATTCACACACCACTGCAAACAAGGACACGCGCTTCAACGATGTCCACTCCACAGGTGCAGGTGGTTCAGGACGCTGGTCGACCAAGCGGATCGCGGTCTACGCGCTCTTCGTAGCCTTGGCCATGGTTCTGAGCTTCTTCTCCTTCCCGATCTTTCCAGCCGCTCCCTGGCTCAAATACGACCCATCAGGCATCGTCGTCCTGGTATGCGGCTTCGCCTTCGGACCGGCGGCTGCCGCCATCATCTCCATACTGGGATTCGTCCCGCACCTGTTCACCAACCCCTTCGGCGCTCTGATCTCGATGATCGTGGCCCTGGCTCTGAGCGTGCCGGCAGCCTTGGTCTACCGCAGGATGCACAGCCGTAAGGGAGCGGTCATCGGAATTGTCTCCGGCGCCATTCTGGGCGTGATCGCAGCCATCCTGTGCAACGTGGTGATCACCCCTTCTACGCGCACATGTCCATGGCCAAGGTGGTCGCCATGATCGTGCCCATCCTCCTGCCCTTCAACCTGATGAAGTTCGCCATCCACGGCGTAGTCACCTTCCTGATCTACAAGCCCATCTCCACACTGATCAACAAGTAGGCCACATCCATGACCCAATCCGCCGTCTTGGATTCAGCGGATTCGAAGACAACGGTCGCCCGGCTCAGCCAGGTCTCCTTCTCCTATGACGGAGGCGAGACCTGGGCCTTGGACCACCTGTCCATGGAAGTGCATGCAGGCGAACATTTGTGCATCCTGGGAGCGAATGGCTCCGGCAAATCCACGCTGGGAAGCATTCTCTCGGGCGCGACGGCACCTGACCACGGCCAGGTCGAGCTTATGGGCCGAGCGGTCTGCTCCGACACCCAGGATCAGGGCCGCCAGATCGACGCTGAGGCTTACCGGCAGGCACGGCGGAGCATCGGTATGGTCTTTCAGAACCCTGAGGACCAGATCGTGACCACCGTCGTCCAGGACGATGCGGCTTTCGGACCCGAGAATCTGGGCCTGCCCCGCCAGAAGATGCTCTCCTGCGTGCCAGCGGCCCTGGAACAGGTCGACTTGCAGACGCGGATGAATGATGATCCCACCCGCATGTCGGGCGGACAGCAGCAACGACTGGCCCTGGCCGGCAGCCTGGCCATGAATCCAGGCATGATGGTGCTGGACGAACCTGGAGCCATGCTCGATGCGGCCGGCCGGCAGGAGATTCAATCGATCCTCTGCCGGCTGACAGCCCAGGGCACAGCTGTCGTCCACATCACCCACCTGCTCGAACAAGCCAGACGGGCTGATCGGGTTCTCGTGCTTGATCATGGGCGCATCGTGGCCTCTGGAAGACCTGATCAGATTCTGAACAGGCAGGATCTGCCTGCCCTTGTTGGCGAACCTGACCAGAATTCGCTGACCCAAAGCAGGGCATCGGATACGGGCGCAAAGACCACAGTCGATGACCACGCTATCCCCATGGTCAAGTTCTCGGATGTCTCTTACAGCTTTCCTGACGCAGGCAGCAAAGCCCTCAGCCAGGTGAATCTGGAGCTCGCTGGAGGACAGACCCTAGCCATTATCGGGCGCAACGGATCCGGCAAGTCAACTCTGGCCAGGCTCATCTGTGCCCTGGCAGATCCCGACAGCGGATCCATCCAGGTGGCCGGCCTGCCCCTGGCCGGACCCGACCGGCCCAAGGCCAAGCATCTGCGACGCCAGAATCTGAAGCTTCTGCGCCAAAGGGTCGGCTATGTCATGCAATACCCCGAACATCAGCTTTTTGCGGATACTGTTAGTCAGGACATCGCCTATGGTCCACACAACCTGGGCTATGGGCCCGAACAGGTGCAGCAGCGGGTGGATGATGCCATGAAGCTTCTGGGCATCGGTGATCTGGCCGACCGCTCCCCCTTCGACCTCTCGGGGGGTCAGCGGCGCCTGGTGGCCATCGCCGGCGTCGTAGCCTGCAGCCCGCAACTGCTGGTTTTGGACGAGGTCACCGCCAGTCTCGACCCCCAGGCCTGCGCACGAATTATGGCATTGCTTCGAGTGCTCCATCAGCGCGGCGTCACCATCGTCATGAGCACCCACGCCGATCGCGAGGCCCTGGATCTGGCCGACCAGACCCTGCTCCTGGAGCATGGAGAAACGCTAGCCTATGGGCCTACTGCCGAAGTCGTGGAGCGCTACCATCAGCTGCTCGCCACAGATGCAGCGGAGAAGGAAGCTGCTGGCAAAGAAACTTCAGGCAGGAAAACGGATCGCACCCAAGCCGACCAGAAACCCTTATCCTTGCTGGCGAGGCTGGACCCGCGAGCCAAGCTGGTGACCTTCCTCCTAGCTATGTTCACCGCTTTCGCCATTTCCACGCCTGCGCAGCTTGTTCTGGCGCTGGTGGTCACTGTAGGCCTCTTTGCCGCCGCCCGGGCACCACTGCATTCCATTATGAAATCAGTCAAGGGCTTTCTGGCCCTCATGCTTCTGCTGGCCCTGTTCAATCTCTTGGTCACTCAGACCGGCCGCAGACTGGCTGCCTGGGGTCCATTCGTGCTGACCACCGGCGGCATTTGGGTGGCTGTACTCTATGCCTGCCGCTTCATGCTGATCATCTTTCTGGGGGCTCTCCTGGTGGAGACCACCACCCCGACACAGATGACCGATGCTTGTGAATCCCTGCTGAGCCCACTGTCCAGGCTGGGCATCCACACCAATGAAATCGCCCTGGTCCTTTCACTGGCTCTGCGTTTCATCCCTACCCTAGGACGTGAGGTTCAGGCCATCGTGGAAGCCCAGGCAGCCCGTGGCGGATCCATCGAGTCCGGCTCGCTCTCGCAACGCCTGCATGCGGCCATGGCTATCACGGTTCCCGTCTTCGCCGGAGCCCTGCGCCACGCTGACAACCTGAGCCGGGCCTTGGATGCCCGGTGCTATGAGGGCAGCCGTCAAGAGCGCACCCACTACCGACTGCTGCGACTGGGCAGGATGGACATCCTGTTCATCGCTCTCATGGCCCTTTACCTGTTGGCCCTGCTGCTGCATCCCCTGTTCTGAGGGGTCCGGCTACGTCAAGCATTTAGGTTCCTTGTTCCTTCAAGGTCAACAAGGCCTTCTTCCACGCCTGGCCTGAGTCGCCGGCCGTTTGGGGTAAACGAACCGTTATACATGGAATGCTGACCTGGCAAACACTGATGTCAATTACCTGCCAATTCCATCGCTGCCTTAAGCCTGATATAAGAGAATGATCGAACCATTCGATGGACTCGTAAGCAAAAGCAAATGCCGAGCTCACACTGCCAATAGAAGCCATGGATTCCAAGTGACGTTTCAGAAACTGCATTACAGATATCGACGCAAATCCCCGGCAGTACAGAATAAGAGGGGTTGGAGCACTGTAATGTGCTCCAACCCCTCTTCAGTCAGCTGCGTCGGGCCTCAACCCTTATCTCAGTCACTGGCAGGCGAACTCTGAGCGGACTGCTCAGAACCTTGACCATCCTGGCTCTGGCTGTCGGCCTCGCCTGCTGGCGGAACATCAGCGTCGGAAGAGCTCACCGAAGCTCCGACCAGTTCAGACTTCTGGTCCTGCTTATCAGCGGAGCTGGCCGCATGACGGGGTCCTTCGAAGGGCTTGCCAGTGAAGGTGAACTCACCCAGGATGCCCTCGCCTTCGGCATCGACCTGGACGGACTCGTTGTCCGTAAGTTCGCCCATGAGGATCTTCTCGGAGACCGCATCCTCGATGTCCCGCTGGATGACGCGGCGCAGAGGCCGGGCACCCAGGAGCGGATCGAAGCCCTTTTCGGCCAGCAGGTCCTTGGCCTTGTCGGTCAGATCCAGGGACATG includes:
- a CDS encoding glycosyltransferase gives rise to the protein MGKTLNKAAMVVVTYKRQELLTGLFDSILQLTQAPWRIVVVDNEHSADTRTMVEQFSERVTGRWGRTIIDGSGNQDRVVYLPQDHNGGGAGGFSAGVRKAYELGAKWFWVMDDDVAVEPEGLDLLAKWSERYQVVQGSRLDYDGGPFYWQYHFLTALGIPDPIAPGEFGPSGCRPMNTMCFEGGFFSRQVVEQIGLPDPRFFIYWDDTIYGYLASKVTQPVVVSDVVMRRTRNIANWNIAGVRQLNSTSDMNRYHIMRNRGFMARYFMVHGDYRPLAFALGTLATALKEIIRLLAVDRSHIMTGIPAILKGWVDSRQILHDPDWRPMEPLKGQPAREIQGA
- a CDS encoding histidine phosphatase family protein, producing MNNGASSSQPTTEPSTEAGSTTLYLTRHGRTTANVMHLMQGWSDFPLTWQGREDVRQFGRGLRSIRFRAAWSGNLSRQYETARLALDMSGNGDLRVGVDPDLREDNFGSFEGRDERATLDQVCAAMGFKDFVTAKATYGRNISVHMQDTFHRLDAQDVLSAGLEEQDRAETTAQVRSRMIAVLTRIAQSAIEEGGGPVLVVSSGMCLQQFLVAIDDHCPIPDMDNTAVTKVIYQDDGFHLAGPIGSMEYFQAGSQEK
- a CDS encoding energy-coupling factor transporter ATPase, with translation MTQSAVLDSADSKTTVARLSQVSFSYDGGETWALDHLSMEVHAGEHLCILGANGSGKSTLGSILSGATAPDHGQVELMGRAVCSDTQDQGRQIDAEAYRQARRSIGMVFQNPEDQIVTTVVQDDAAFGPENLGLPRQKMLSCVPAALEQVDLQTRMNDDPTRMSGGQQQRLALAGSLAMNPGMMVLDEPGAMLDAAGRQEIQSILCRLTAQGTAVVHITHLLEQARRADRVLVLDHGRIVASGRPDQILNRQDLPALVGEPDQNSLTQSRASDTGAKTTVDDHAIPMVKFSDVSYSFPDAGSKALSQVNLELAGGQTLAIIGRNGSGKSTLARLICALADPDSGSIQVAGLPLAGPDRPKAKHLRRQNLKLLRQRVGYVMQYPEHQLFADTVSQDIAYGPHNLGYGPEQVQQRVDDAMKLLGIGDLADRSPFDLSGGQRRLVAIAGVVACSPQLLVLDEVTASLDPQACARIMALLRVLHQRGVTIVMSTHADREALDLADQTLLLEHGETLAYGPTAEVVERYHQLLATDAAEKEAAGKETSGRKTDRTQADQKPLSLLARLDPRAKLVTFLLAMFTAFAISTPAQLVLALVVTVGLFAAARAPLHSIMKSVKGFLALMLLLALFNLLVTQTGRRLAAWGPFVLTTGGIWVAVLYACRFMLIIFLGALLVETTTPTQMTDACESLLSPLSRLGIHTNEIALVLSLALRFIPTLGREVQAIVEAQAARGGSIESGSLSQRLHAAMAITVPVFAGALRHADNLSRALDARCYEGSRQERTHYRLLRLGRMDILFIALMALYLLALLLHPLF
- a CDS encoding nitroreductase family protein codes for the protein MTEHTQLIDAVNVRITTREYDPKPIDPDLARQLGSTLNALNTLSGLDMQLVLGKPDAFAADNASGHLANAANYLALVGPKDDQESLEKAGFYGERMVLSATLYGLGTGWVSGSWDRQAAERHCRITPSQSLYLVVTIGYPADQVGYGNQDFDKLCQRQSEHRTSKSYEELTSAMSAQDRRDAPEWFKAGVAAAAKAPSAMNGQPVVFAWDKDTGDAIATLDPSVAYGSAVDLGIAKMNFQIGAGGGTWTWGDGGRFIRS